CGCGGAATCGCTCTGACGCTTGAAAATCGACCGGCGTCTCGTGCTGGTTTATCCACAGACCTCAACATTCTGTGGCGCGTCCGTCCCGGCGTACAATCGCGATTCGCCGAATGACGGATGCCGGTCTGCCGATAAGCCGTACCTGTGGGCAGGCGCCGGCCTTTAGCTTGACTCGCCGCCCGCTTCCGCTAACCTTTCGGCCATAGCCTCAGACGCCTGTGGGAGAGAGCGGGCACGCGCGCAAGCGCAGGTCCGCCGCCGAAGGAGCAACCGCCCCGGAAACTCTCAGGCACCAGGGACCGCAGGCGGAGGCGACTCTGGAGAGCAGGCGGCTGTGCGCGAGCCTTGCGCCGCCTCACCGAAGGGGAAAGACCGGCCATCGCCCGATCCGGGCTGGTGTGCCGGTTCAAGCTCTCAGGTTGTGCGACAGAGGGGGCGTGTCCCGCCGATCTACGGTCGGCCGGACGCAGCCTCAGCCGCTCGCGCAACCCGGCCGGGGCTTTCCCATGGCAACCGAAAACAAGACCGGAAACAAGACGGGGCCGGCGGCCCTCCGCACGCCGCTCTACGACCTGCACGTCGCGCAGGGCGGGCGGATGGTCGATTTCGCCGGCTATGCCCTGCCCGTGCAGTATGGCGGCATCATCGCCGAACATGAGCAGGCGCGCTCCGGGGCCGCCCTGTTCGACGTCTCGCACATGGGCCAGGCGCGGATCGTCGGGGCGCAGGCCGCCGAGGCGCTCGAAAGCCTGGTGCCGGGCGATATCGCCGGGCTCGGCGCCGGCCGGATGCGCTATACCCAGCTCACCGACGACAACGGCGGCATCCGCGACGACCTGATGGTCACCCGGCTGGCCGGGGACGCATCGGGAGACGCATCGGGGGACGCGCTGGCGATCGTCGTCAACGCCGCCTGCAAGGATGACGATTTCGCCTATCTCGGCGCGGCGCTGGCCGGCTGGGACTGCGCCCTCGAGGTCGACGAAAGTGCGGCCTTGCTCGCCTTCCAGGGACCGGAGGCCGCGGCGGTGCTGGAAGCCGCGATTCCGGGCGCCGACGGCCTCGCCTTCCTGCAGGGCGACTCTTTCGACTGGCGCGGCGTGCCGCTCTGGATCTCGCGCAGCGGCTATACCGGCGAGGACGGGTTCGAAATCTCGCTGCCGGCGCACCATGCCGCCGCCCTGGCGGAAGCGCTGCTCGCCTGTGACGGCGTTGCGCCTGCCGGCCTCGGCGCGCGCGATTCGCTGCGCCTCGAGGCCGGCCTGTGCCTCTACGGCCACGATATCGACCTGACGACCACGCCGGTCGAGGCCGGCCTCGCCTGGTCGATCGGCAAGCGCCGCCGCGCGGAAGGCGGCTTCCCCGGCGACGGCACGATCCTGGACCAGCTGCGAAACGGGCCCGCGCGCCGCCGGATCGGCCTCCGGCTCGAGGGCCGGGCGCCGGCACGGGAAGGCGCGGAAATCTGCACCGCCGACGGTGCGCCGGTCGGCCGGGTGACCAGCGGC
This window of the Rhodospirillaceae bacterium genome carries:
- the gcvT gene encoding glycine cleavage system aminomethyltransferase GcvT, which translates into the protein MATENKTGNKTGPAALRTPLYDLHVAQGGRMVDFAGYALPVQYGGIIAEHEQARSGAALFDVSHMGQARIVGAQAAEALESLVPGDIAGLGAGRMRYTQLTDDNGGIRDDLMVTRLAGDASGDASGDALAIVVNAACKDDDFAYLGAALAGWDCALEVDESAALLAFQGPEAAAVLEAAIPGADGLAFLQGDSFDWRGVPLWISRSGYTGEDGFEISLPAHHAAALAEALLACDGVAPAGLGARDSLRLEAGLCLYGHDIDLTTTPVEAGLAWSIGKRRRAEGGFPGDGTILDQLRNGPARRRIGLRLEGRAPAREGAEICTADGAPVGRVTSGGFGPTVGGPVAMGYVAAGHAAPGTPLALTVRGRALPARVACLPFIAPGYRR